ataaccgtaaattaacaaaataaaattgatttgtaacaaatgtagtttgtttgagtggattTGCCATATGATGACATCATCAGGAAGCGCCCGAGTCAATCTAGTACCCACACCGGTAACAGGGTTCTGTTGCAGTCTGGGTCCTTATAGCTGCACCACTCAACGCTCTGCTCCATGAATGCAGAATGAAACAGCGAAACATGTGTTTAGTCCttgttgtttataagttaatgtttaaattaagttttaaGTAGTACAGGAGCAGCGTATACTTTCCACAAGCCTAGGGAGCCCTCTAGTGGCTACAGACGGTAATGTTTTATCCAGATAGGACCATAAGGAACGtatcagaataaaataaattatcagAATAAAAATCTGCTAAATAAAACCACCAAAGTGtggtttagatttaaaaacaagcgTCAGAGGCTTCCTAAGAGGCGCTGGGACACGGGCCTCTACAGGACGTCTCTCTGTGCTCCCAGCTAACGCAGCGGTTCTCTGTTCTGTTGGCAGCTCAGTGACGTTCCCCACGTGGCAACTTCTGGAAAGAGGAGGAAAGAAGTGGACAGAGAAGAGACCCCGGAggtgaagaggaagaagaaagaggagaaagaggagaggaaggaggCTCAGAGACCTGAGAGCAGAAGgtcaaaaagaaagaaggaggaCGACAAACCCGAGGCAAGAAGAGAGGGAATAAAGACGAGGAGAACGGAGCAGGAGGAGACGGCTGGGAGGGAGACGGagggaagaaaaacaaggaaagaGGAGCAAAAGGAGGAGAAACATGAGGGGGAAAACGAAAGAGTGAAGACCCGGAAAGCTGAGGGAGAGAACACATCAGAGGAGGAGACGGGGAGAAGAAAGACGAGGAGAGGcgacagagaggagggaaaggagggcaaGAAAAGAGAAGGAATGAAGATGAGGAGGTCTGAGAGAGACAAGGAGGCCACAGAAATAAAGATGGAGAGAATAACGATGGAGAAAGGTGACAGAGGGGAGGAAAAAACGGAAAGAAAGGCTAAAGAAGAGACTGCTGAGAAGGAGAGGGAGGAAGCTAAGAAAGTAACACCTGAGGAGATGAGTGAGACCACCCATGAGGGAGCAGAGGAGGTGAAGACCAGGAGAAATGAGAAAGAGGAGGACACGCCTGAGGACGAAACCCAggggacagagagaggagagaaggacGAGGGGAAAACAGAGGGATTAAAAACGAGGACAGCTGAGAAACCGGAGGAGAAAGTGGGGGAGAAACAGGGAGACAAAAGAGAAGTAAGAAACGAAGAGGAGACGGAGGAGAGCGAAACCCAGAGACCTGAGGAGAAAAGTGGAGAACAAGGAGAAGGAACGACGAGCAGGAGGACGGAGAAAGAGAAGGAGAcgagggaggaggaggctgacgTGGTGAAGACCAGGAGAGGTGAGAATAAGGAGCAGAAGAAGGCGGACGACAAGAAAAGAGTGGAGAGAGCAGAACCAGGAGCAATTCCTCAGGTCAGAGGGGCGAGACAGACGAGAGAAAAGGAGACGAAGCAGGAGACGACAAAAGACGCCGCTGAAGGAGAGAgacgggggaggggggaggagaGTCAGGggatgaagaggaagagaggGGAGGAAGACCAGAAGGtacagaagagaagaaaacacGCCGAGAGGGAGGAGAACGAGGAGGAGAGCGATGATGGAGGAGAGGAGTGTGAGGAGAAAGGAGACGAGGTGATGCTGCTTTTATCCTTTAGACCTTTAATTCAGCTTCACTGGTAAAATGTTTCTGAGgcgagtttatttataaaacacttctGAGTAACAAGACGTGCTGCAGATGAACAGAGAACATTACAGAGAACATTACAGCAGCAGGTTAGATACAATATGAGAagattataaaaacaaatgtttttaatcttggtttaaaggaacttttacagttttctggaagtttgttccagatcagtggagcataggaactaaatgctgcttctccatgtctggttctggttctggttctgccgagcaggctggagccagaagacctgagtggtctggagggttgatacactgataacaagtctgtgatgtatttaggtgctaagccattcagggatttatagactaacaaaaggattttaaagtctattgtctgagatacagggagccagtggaaggactttagaactggggtgatgtgctctactttcttagtcttagtgaggacttcagaaccgggtccatgttctctacgttcttagtcttagtgaggacttcagaaccgggtccatgttctctacgttcttagtcttagtgaggacttcagaaccgggtctatgttctctacgttcttagtcttagtgaggacgcgggcagcagcgttctggatcagctgcagctgtctgatccactttttaggcagacctgtgaaaacaccgttgcagtaatcaattctactaaatataaacgcattggattaatttttccagatcctgctgagacatcagtcctttaatcctagaaatgttcctcggttgataaaaagccgaccttgtaactgtctttagatgcttttgaaggttcaggtctgagtccatcactactcccagatttcaggcctgattagtggtttttagctgaagtgactgaagctgtgtgctaactgttgatctctcctctattggtccaaatattattacttcagttttgtttttattcaattgaagaaagtttaggcacatccaggcattgatttcttctaaacatttcctcagtgcctgaacttgtttatagtcacctgatgacatggtgatgtaaagctgtgtgtcgtctgcatagttatggtagctgatgttgttttttatgatctgagctagagggagcatgtagatattgaagaggaggggacccaggatggacccttggggaaccccacatgtgatttttgtcatttctgatgtAAATATAATGAATgatgtcccttttttttaaattcagcattttgtaagaaaaagaaagaagaagattAGTCCTTTTATGTTAAGACCCtcttgatacaagagaaaagtagtgtttttaagaaaatggccGCCTATCAATCAGTCATTAGTCAATGGATAAGATTATAAAGAAAACTGTAGAGTTACTCGTCATTAATTTGCATCCCTATGACTAACATCAttattttcaggtttttcaataaacacaaaataatacaGCATAAAGTTATTAAGTCGTTTTAgggaaaaactataaaaacaactagaaaaatttctgaagaaatttagcaaggcgcctgccacttggtgcgtaccgtaccgtcagacatagcaacaggaataacactgcaaatttcagcttcctacggtcttcacagccctcgcagcggccgttgaaaggtgccatgttaagtcaatggacctcctaggagcctcttgctagcagcgttgtcatggagactcactgacagctacagccctctctgtctgtaaaggcagaagaactctggctaagcagaagttgataggaccttcctaaagctatttccggttagcaacatgctaacggttagccgctagcatggctgtgttcagtatcaccgggtgatgttactctgttagtttggttgaaatcctgtactgagaagtgcctaaaaaatctgtcaagcagaagtttgtacaggcttcctagagctacttccggttagaaacatgctaaccattagccgctaacatggttgtgtttggtatcactgggtgattgtactctgttagtttggtccaaatcctgtactgggatgagcctcaaatagggagaaaaaatgttgtttataacgttgccatggtaactcaaaatggcgggtggtacaaaaaaaatacttcatgggatcagcacacatgttttgatatacacactgtggggattataatacaaaaatcttagtctcccacgccgggtttcgatcccatgacctcttgcatgcaaagcctgcaatttccataaggggtttggtcccccattgaaaagcattggatgtttgacacctcatagcttggagatgctttatgcgaagtagaccaaatttcttgtggagctttctctctaaagtaagaacagactctgtgaagcagaagttggtgagaccttcctagagctacttccggttagcaacatgctaacagttagccgctaacatggttgtgttcagtatcaccgggtgattgtactctgtcagtttggtccaaatcctgtactgggaagtgcctcaaaaaggggtgccaatacttaatgtcaccaaacgtgaccaaagttcatgggtcagattggcctcctttagcaactcagcctcaccacatctgggccaagaactcaacatttgaccaaaatgacgcgtagcaccatttcccacaggtgggtggtgctgtattggccaattgggtcgtgtctggttatcattccaggtcctgttggaagcaaagacccaataggaaggCATGTGAAATACAAAATGGGACGGAAAAGTGACACATgcctgaaagtcacatgaaaattttaaaatgttaagaggaagtgactgtgcgaatttcagatttctacattaatcatagccgctgcagcgggccttgaaagttgccattgtatcccaatggagcttctccttctggccctcagagttccgtcgtcatggaaactcactcacacacctgcagctggcccatctacagaagtgcagacacttaaCCGTCAGAGTCTGCCTATTGGGtcataatggagaactttgcctcaaaacAACGCTTCAGATCTCCTGGTCCGTAAATGGTAgggacgtaattttttctgcgtttagttcgtaacggataggggaagaagaaaagctataattttttgctggaaaaagtttaataaaggcgtaaaaaattatgatctaaacggatttttatggaatttcagaaatcctctaaaaagggtcccgaacaaatcgctgtaactcaaaaagtataagagatatcaaaataattctttcaccatgagtatcagcaggcttttgaggaccatgaagctcatttttatggttgtacaaaaatcggtgtagacacagcgacgatgtaaaaaagtggatgatgtgggaaaatgcagctccaaagcgtttttaggattttgcacattcgctactcccgagcaaattgttcctgcggaaaaaccgtaacagttatccacaaaattcattttttgtgagagccagaagggttgggacattcatctGTGAAAGTgcctcatgcctgtacataaaatggtttaggagtagcgacgatgcgaaaacgggatgttttggatttttagacgtcatttttcaaaaccgctccataggaaatgaatgggggaggtttcgggtttgtgtcggtctgaggtgatttgcgaaaaatctataaatgccacaccaatgagggttacatttcccgaatcctgacaaaaatacctacgttttgatgtataattagtctacatagagtgaaaattgagctagtaaggtcaagttgttcggagttttgaaatctttaaaaaagctagagtgggctactctagcggttggagaattccgtcattgactttcattgtaaacgatgatttcgctgatttttggacatgagctttgaggagtaactgtaaAGGGACGATtgaagatatccacatcccgttttcacttctgagtagttcacagatatatctacaaactggaagttaaacggtgtttgtaggtgaaagcatgacgacacagtacagcgttgaaaatggtcatttggaggcttttttgaggctttctttctacccgactccattcattcctatggggttttttgggggtggttttttgctaattttgttgccatggtaactcgaaatcccaataaaagtagtagcacacatctcgtaatcgagccggacgttttgatacctatattgtgggggcgcacgctacagttcgggccgcattaatcgtgacggaagaagaattaaagaatatttacttcttcttcgcacagcactgcctcctcattgcaaatgctatggcaggcgcctaataagatagagtccgtttagaggtgaatagtaataggccctgcccatgcatttgcattgggaggcagtgctgtgctttgcacagcactgcctcctcattgcacatgcaaggcaggcacCTAATCATAAATTTGGGCTAAAAAAGAACTTTATTATGTTAAGGTGTCGTTATTGTTTCAGTCGTTTCTGTATTTCAGCAAATTTCCTATAAATGATGAAATCTCTCACATCTTCATCattttcctgtgtgaaacagtatctgtagtgtttttaaaaaagactcAACATCTTTTCCCCAAACAGCGACACCACCAGCTGGCGGCCCGCAGGGAGAGTCTGCTTCAGTCTCTGAGGGGTCTGCTGAAGACGAAGGAGACGACCAAGGAGATGGCGAAGGGCTCCCCGTAAGAAAGACGCACCGCGTGTGGTCAGTCCGACACGCTCCCACACTGACTTAACTCCACTGTCTTGGTTTTATGGTTGAATCAGGGCCGCAGGAGGAAGGCGCGCTGAGAAGAAGACGGCAGGCAGGCGTGGCGAGCCAGAGGACAAACGCAAAGGAGAGAGGACGGAAAAAATGTCCACCAGGAAGTCAGCAGCGGCGGAGAGCAAGAACGAGAAACCGAAGAAAGATAAAGAAATGAGAACCCGGGACCAGAAAGAAGAGCGACCGTCCAACCCGAGGACGAGTTTAGAGAAGAAGAGGGACGGACAAAAGGCGGAGAAGACAAGCGAACGCACCAGGGAGGACAAGATGGCCGCCAGGAAGCCGACGTCTGAGAGGAGCGATGACGACAAGAGAAGCAAGGGAGGAGAGAAGGTGTCCAAGCAAAAGACGAGCGCTGAGACGAAGAGAGGCGGAGACGAGACGGAGAGAGGAACGAGGACAATCGCAGAGGAGGAGACGGGTGGCAGGGAGCAAAAGATGTCCCCCCGCGGGTCGGCTGAGGAGGCGAGGAAGGATGAGAGAAAAGGAGAGGAGGACGCCAAGCAGCAGAAAGACCAGAGGAAAATAATCGGGAAGATCGTGAAAGCCAGCCAGGGGACGAAGATCCAGGTGAAGACGAGGATGGGAGGACTGACGAAGGCAGgcggtgaggaggaggagaggaagaaggaGGCGACAAGGGGAAAAGatgagaaggaggagaagaagaaagaggagAATGTGGGAGGCgtagaggaggagaaggaggcgaAAAAGGCCTCTAGGTTGGAGAAAAGGGGAAAAGATGAGAAGGAGGAGAGTGTGGGAGgcgtggaggaggagaaggaggcgaAAAAGGCTTCAAGGTTGGAGAAAAGGGGAAAAGatgagaaggaggagaaggtgGGAAGCgtggagaaggagaaggaggcgAAAAAGGCTTCTAGGTTGGAGAAAAGGggaaaagaggaggagaagaagaaagaggagAATGTGGGAGGCatagaggaggagaaggaggcgaAAAAGGCTTCCAGGTTGGAGAAAAGGggaaaagaggaggagaagaagaaagaggagAATGTGGGAGGCGTGGAGCAGGAGAAGGAGGCGAAAAAGGCTTCCAGGTTGGAGAAAAGGggaaaagaggaggagaagaagaaagaggagAATGTGGGAGgcgtggaggaggagaaggaggcgaAAAAGGCTTCCAGGTTGGAGAAAAGGggaaaagaggaggagaagaagaaagaggagAATGTGGGAGGCatagaggaggagaaggagtcGAAAAAGGCTTCCAGGTTGGAGAAAAGGggaaaagaggaggagaagaagaaagaggagAATGTGGGAGGCatagaggaggagaaggaggcgaAAAAGGCTTCTAGgttggaggaaaagaaaaaagaggaggaggagaagaagaaaaaagaggagAACGTGGGAAGCATAGAGAAGGAGGCGAAAAAGGCTTCTAGGTTGGAGAAAAGGGGaaaagaggagaaggaggagagtgTGGGAGgcgtggaggaggagaaggaggcgaAAAAGGCTTCTAGgttggaggaaaagaaaaaagaggaggaggagaagaagaaaaaagaggagAACGTGGGAAGCATAGAGAAGGAGGCGAAAAAGGCTTCTAGGTTGGAGAAAAGGGGaaaagaggagaaggaggagagtgTGGGAGgcgtggaggaggagaaggaggcgaAAAAGGCTTCTAGgttggaggaaaagaaaaaagaggaggagaagaagaagaaagaggagAATGTAGGAGGCATAGAGGAGGAGAAGATGAAAAAGACTTGTGGGatggagaaaagagaaaaggtggaagagaagaagaagaagtctgAAGCTAAGTCTAAAAGTAGCTCTGAGACggaggagaaaacagaaaaacaggaagagaaGAAGAACCAAGATGGAGGCAAGATGGCAGGAAAACGGGAGGAGCAGGAAGGCGGGAAGGAAGCCAAGCTGATGAGAATAACGCGGGAGcagaggaagaaagacgacaaAAAAGAGGGCAGAACGACTTCAGGCCGACCAGGACGGAGTAAAGAGGAGACGAAGAGGGGGAGAGGCCGACCTGAGGCGCCTCCTGACGGTTTACGGGTCAAAGCCGAGGAGAAGGAGGAAGCTGACGGAGATGGCAGAACCAGGAAGGAGCCGGGACCGCACAAGAGGAGTTCCAGTCCAACCCCGACGGACTCGACTCTGCACCGGATCAACGGCGAGCTGCGGATCTCTCTGAAGACAGACAAGCCTGtaagaaacacacacagagttaaACAGCTGAGATGGTTAGAAatattaattcagtttatttatatagcgccaattcatgaaacacatgtcatctgaaggttctttctaaagtcagactccatcagatcctccaggttggtcagaaagtttcctctaaggaaacccagcaggttgcatcaagtctctccaagcagcattcactcctcctgaaagagcgtagagccacagtggacagtcgtctgcattgttgatggctttgcagcaatccctcatactgagcatgcatgaagcgacagtggagaggaaaactcccctttaacagggaggagaacctccagcagaaccagaaccaggctcagtgtgaacgctcatctgcctccacccactggggcttagag
The window above is part of the Fundulus heteroclitus isolate FHET01 unplaced genomic scaffold, MU-UCD_Fhet_4.1 scaffold_71, whole genome shotgun sequence genome. Proteins encoded here:
- the LOC105919317 gene encoding trichohyalin isoform X3 — protein: MSGKLGDQLKPGDLVFAKMKGFPHWPARVCKSDNGYRKRVPVYFFGTHQIGCVAPENVVPYVGNKLKYGGGVRIKGFAEGMWEIQNTPGIGSKLKVPAKTCTKTTEAKAASSSTLSKPPSTSSKQVPATKTPAGKPKRSSAPTKSERDTKPASTKSTPNRVLAEKEVLERPTRASSRLAPDESIESKHVKDTAAKGGATRATSRLVPDKSTESKHVEDTEAQDGPTRRPSRLAPNKSTESKHVEDTEAQVEPTRRPSRLAPDDSIKSKHAKDTAAKGRATRTSSRLVPDKITEPKHVKDTAAQVEPTRRPSRLAPNKSTESKRGGDTAAQVAATKTASRCVTDKNTDPKRGKGITEPIPATIVLSRLSLDKLTESKYYHHTAEQARATRTSSRSGPDKATEPKHGEDTVATRTSFRLAPDNSKESKHGKYTAAQVGDTKTFSRSAPGKNTGSTQYKETTEPPSATIVLSRLALDKLPEYKHVEDTAAQVGASRTSSRSTSDKNTDSKQEKGPTEPAPATRVLLRLALDKLTESKHRMAPRLASGEPTESEAGKEPKEGGATTVMLSRLATDKTTESQQAKETPAATTTASRLSPDKSADPSPVKEPGGLVAATRSRRSASAGSLDKDSTAVETPSQIKREVKSRRASSVGSASDVKPAVGRPAGKRPAKQEATSSSGQEVAATSTMSAGTERSAAGRRVSTRNRGTDVKLSDVPHVATSGKRRKEVDREETPEVKRKKKEEKEERKEAQRPESRRSKRKKEDDKPEARREGIKTRRTEQEETAGRETEGRKTRKEEQKEEKHEGENERVKTRKAEGENTSEEETGRRKTRRGDREEGKEGKKREGMKMRRSERDKEATEIKMERITMEKGDRGEEKTERKAKEETAEKEREEAKKVTPEEMSETTHEGAEEVKTRRNEKEEDTPEDETQGTERGEKDEGKTEGLKTRTAEKPEEKVGEKQGDKREVRNEEETEESETQRPEEKSGEQGEGTTSRRTEKEKETREEEADVVKTRRGENKEQKKADDKKRVERAEPGAIPQVRGARQTREKETKQETTKDAAEGERRGRGEESQGMKRKRGEEDQKVQKRRKHAEREENEEESDDGGEECEEKGDERHHQLAARRESLLQSLRGLLKTKETTKEMAKGSPAAGGRRAEKKTAGRRGEPEDKRKGERTEKMSTRKSAAAESKNEKPKKDKEMRTRDQKEERPSNPRTSLEKKRDGQKAEKTSERTREDKMAARKPTSERSDDDKRSKGGEKVSKQKTSAETKRGGDETERGTRTIAEEETGGREQKMSPRGSAEEARKDERKGEEDAKQQKDQRKIIGKIVKASQGTKIQVKTRMGGLTKAGGEEEERKKEATRGKDEKEEKKKEENVGGVEEEKEAKKASRLEKRGKDEKEESVGGVEEEKEAKKASRLEKRGKDEKEEKKEENVGGIEEEKEAKKASRLEKRGKEEEKKKEENVGGVEQEKEAKKASRLEKRGKEEEKKKEENVGGVEEEKEAKKASRLEKRGKEEEKKKEENVGGIEEEKESKKASRLEKRGKEEEKKKEENVGGIEEEKEAKKASRLEEKKKEEEEKKKKEENVGSIEKEAKKASRLEKRGKEEKEESVGGVEEEKEAKKASRLEEKKKEEEEKKKKEENVGSIEKEAKKASRLEKRGKEEKEESVGGVEEEKEAKKASRLEEKKKEEEKKKKEENVGGIEEEKMKKTCGMEKREKVEEKKKKSEAKSKSSSETEEKTEKQEEKKNQDGGKMAGKREEQEGGKEAKLMRITREQRKKDDKKEGRTTSGRPGRSKEETKRGRGRPEAPPDGLRVKAEEKEEADGDGRTRKEPGPHKRSSSPTPTDSTLHRINGELRISLKTDKPDIRKCLSALDQLSMLYLTSQHAQRHTELVATLRKMRYYRASQAVMDKASMLYNRFRNAFLAGEGEQEVVSAAFLRSLLEEKEREEAQRAELRMATLQKEAQTQGPVDSS
- the LOC105919317 gene encoding trichohyalin isoform X4, yielding MSGKLGDQLKPGDLVFAKMKGFPHWPARVCKSDNGYRKRVPVYFFGTHQIGCVAPENVVPYVGNKLKYGGGVRIKGFAEGMWEIQNTPGIGSKLKVPAKTCTKTTEAKAASSSTLSKPPSTSSKQVPATKTPAGKPKRSSAPTKSERDTKPASTKSTPNRVLAEKEVLERPTRASSRLAPDESIESKHVKDTAAKGGATRATSRLVPDKSTESKHVEDTEAQDGPTRRPSRLAPNKSTESKHVEDTEAQVEPTRRPSRLAPDDSIKSKHAKDTAAKGRATRTSSRLVPDKITEPKHVKDTAAQVEPTRRPSRLAPNKSTESKRGGDTAAQVAATKTASRCVTDKNTDPKRGKGITEPIPATIVLSRLSLDKLTESKYYHHTAEQARATRTSSRSGPDKATEPKHGEDTVATRTSFRLAPDNSKESKHGKYTAAQVGDTKTFSRSAPGKNTGSTQYKETTEPPSATIVLSRLALDKLPEYKHVEDTAAQVGASRTSSRSTSDKNTDSKQEKGPTEPAPATRVLLRLALDKLTESKHRMAPRLASGEPTESEAGKEPKEGGATTVMLSRLATDKTTESQQAKETPAATTTASRLSPDKSADPSPVKEPGGLVAATRSRRSASAGSLDKDSTAVETPSQIKREVKSRRASSVGSASDVKPAVGRPAGKRPAKQEATSSSGQEVAATSTMSAGTERSAAGRRVSTRNRGTDVKLSDVPHVATSGKRRKEVDREETPEVKRKKKEEKEERKEAQRPESRRSKRKKEDDKPEARREGIKTRRTEQEETAGRETEGRKTRKEEQKEEKHEGENERVKTRKAEGENTSEEETGRRKTRRGDREEGKEGKKREGMKMRRSERDKEATEIKMERITMEKGDRGEEKTERKAKEETAEKEREEAKKVTPEEMSETTHEGAEEVKTRRNEKEEDTPEDETQGTERGEKDEGKTEGLKTRTAEKPEEKVGEKQGDKREVRNEEETEESETQRPEEKSGEQGEGTTSRRTEKEKETREEEADVVKTRRGENKEQKKADDKKRVERAEPGAIPQVRGARQTREKETKQETTKDAAEGERRGRGEESQGMKRKRGEEDQKVQKRRKHAEREENEEESDDGGEECEEKGDERHHQLAARRESLLQSLRGLLKTKETTKEMAKGSPAAGGRRAEKKTAGRRGEPEDKRKGERTEKMSTRKSAAAESKNEKPKKDKEMRTRDQKEERPSNPRTSLEKKRDGQKAEKTSERTREDKMAARKPTSERSDDDKRSKGGEKVSKQKTSAETKRGGDETERGTRTIAEEETGGREQKMSPRGSAEEARKDERKGEEDAKQQKDQRKIIGKIVKASQGTKIQVKTRMGGLTKAGGEEEERKKEATRGKDEKEEKKKEENVGGVEEEKEAKKASRLEKRGKDEKEKKKEENVGGIEEEKEAKKASRLEKRGKEEEKKKEENVGGVEQEKEAKKASRLEKRGKEEEKKKEENVGGVEEEKEAKKASRLEKRGKEEEKKKEENVGGIEEEKESKKASRLEKRGKEEEKKKEENVGGIEEEKEAKKASRLEEKKKEEEEKKKKEENVGSIEKEAKKASRLEKRGKEEKEESVGGVEEEKEAKKASRLEEKKKEEEEKKKKEENVGSIEKEAKKASRLEKRGKEEKEESVGGVEEEKEAKKASRLEEKKKEEEKKKKEENVGGIEEEKMKKTCGMEKREKVEEKKKKSEAKSKSSSETEEKTEKQEEKKNQDGGKMAGKREEQEGGKEAKLMRITREQRKKDDKKEGRTTSGRPGRSKEETKRGRGRPEAPPDGLRVKAEEKEEADGDGRTRKEPGPHKRSSSPTPTDSTLHRINGELRISLKTDKPDIRKCLSALDQLSMLYLTSQHAQRHTELVATLRKMRYYRASQAVMDKASMLYNRFRNAFLAGEGEQEVVSAAFLRSLLEEKEREEAQRAELRMATLQKEAQTQGPVDSS
- the LOC105919317 gene encoding axoneme-associated protein mst101(2) isoform X1 encodes the protein MSGKLGDQLKPGDLVFAKMKGFPHWPARVCKSDNGYRKRVPVYFFGTHQIGCVAPENVVPYVGNKLKYGGGVRIKGFAEGMWEIQNTPGIGSKLKVPAKTCTKTTEAKAASSSTLSKPPSTSSKQVPATKTPAGKPKRSSAPTKSERDTKPASTKSTPNRVLAEKEVLERPTRASSRLAPDESIESKHVKDTAAKGGATRATSRLVPDKSTESKHVEDTEAQDGPTRRPSRLAPNKSTESKHVEDTEAQVEPTRRPSRLAPDDSIKSKHAKDTAAKGRATRTSSRLVPDKITEPKHVKDTAAQVEPTRRPSRLAPNKSTESKRGGDTAAQVAATKTASRCVTDKNTDPKRGKGITEPIPATIVLSRLSLDKLTESKYYHHTAEQARATRTSSRSGPDKATEPKHGEDTVATRTSFRLAPDNSKESKHGKYTAAQVGDTKTFSRSAPGKNTGSTQYKETTEPPSATIVLSRLALDKLPEYKHVEDTAAQVGASRTSSRSTSDKNTDSKQEKGPTEPAPATRVLLRLALDKLTESKHRMAPRLASGEPTESEAGKEPKEGGATTVMLSRLATDKTTESQQAKETPAATTTASRLSPDKSADPSPVKEPGGLVAATRSRRSASAGSLDKDSTAVETPSQIKREVKSRRASSVGSASDVKPAVGRPAGKRPAKQEATSSSGQEVAATSTMSAGTERSAAGRRVSTRNRGTDVKLSDVPHVATSGKRRKEVDREETPEVKRKKKEEKEERKEAQRPESRRSKRKKEDDKPEARREGIKTRRTEQEETAGRETEGRKTRKEEQKEEKHEGENERVKTRKAEGENTSEEETGRRKTRRGDREEGKEGKKREGMKMRRSERDKEATEIKMERITMEKGDRGEEKTERKAKEETAEKEREEAKKVTPEEMSETTHEGAEEVKTRRNEKEEDTPEDETQGTERGEKDEGKTEGLKTRTAEKPEEKVGEKQGDKREVRNEEETEESETQRPEEKSGEQGEGTTSRRTEKEKETREEEADVVKTRRGENKEQKKADDKKRVERAEPGAIPQVRGARQTREKETKQETTKDAAEGERRGRGEESQGMKRKRGEEDQKVQKRRKHAEREENEEESDDGGEECEEKGDERHHQLAARRESLLQSLRGLLKTKETTKEMAKGSPAAGGRRAEKKTAGRRGEPEDKRKGERTEKMSTRKSAAAESKNEKPKKDKEMRTRDQKEERPSNPRTSLEKKRDGQKAEKTSERTREDKMAARKPTSERSDDDKRSKGGEKVSKQKTSAETKRGGDETERGTRTIAEEETGGREQKMSPRGSAEEARKDERKGEEDAKQQKDQRKIIGKIVKASQGTKIQVKTRMGGLTKAGGEEEERKKEATRGKDEKEEKKKEENVGGVEEEKEAKKASRLEKRGKDEKEESVGGVEEEKEAKKASRLEKRGKDEKEEKVGSVEKEKEAKKASRLEKRGKEEEKKKEENVGGIEEEKEAKKASRLEKRGKEEEKKKEENVGGVEQEKEAKKASRLEKRGKEEEKKKEENVGGVEEEKEAKKASRLEKRGKEEEKKKEENVGGIEEEKESKKASRLEKRGKEEEKKKEENVGGIEEEKEAKKASRLEEKKKEEEEKKKKEENVGSIEKEAKKASRLEKRGKEEKEESVGGVEEEKEAKKASRLEEKKKEEEEKKKKEENVGSIEKEAKKASRLEKRGKEEKEESVGGVEEEKEAKKASRLEEKKKEEEKKKKEENVGGIEEEKMKKTCGMEKREKVEEKKKKSEAKSKSSSETEEKTEKQEEKKNQDGGKMAGKREEQEGGKEAKLMRITREQRKKDDKKEGRTTSGRPGRSKEETKRGRGRPEAPPDGLRVKAEEKEEADGDGRTRKEPGPHKRSSSPTPTDSTLHRINGELRISLKTDKPDIRKCLSALDQLSMLYLTSQHAQRHTELVATLRKMRYYRASQAVMDKASMLYNRFRNAFLAGEGEQEVVSAAFLRSLLEEKEREEAQRAELRMATLQKEAQTQGPVDSS